The following coding sequences are from one Chiloscyllium punctatum isolate Juve2018m chromosome 48, sChiPun1.3, whole genome shotgun sequence window:
- the LOC140469035 gene encoding transmembrane emp24 domain-containing protein 3-like, whose translation MLFPFLLFMPLASANLTELTFELADREIQCFYQELRKDAKCNFVFQVVAGGHYDVDCFIEDPRRRMIYRKHKIRQDSLAVKVELSGVYSFCFGNQFSTFSHKKIYFHLEVGEEIPIFATTEGKDSALTQLEASCLSIHTTLRSVMSMQTQQRVQALIDHLHAEDINSHIIYWASSETIILFLVTVGQVIILKRFFTDKRANVSVATT comes from the exons ATGTTGTTTCCTTTCTTGCTATTCATGCCTTTGGCATCCGCCAATTTAACCGAGCTGACCTTCGAGTTGGCAGACAGAGAGATTCAGTGCTTCTACCAAGAGTTGCGGAAAGATGCCAAGTGCAACTTCGTTTTCCAG GTGGTTGCAGGTGGTCACTATGATGTGGATTGCTTCATCGAAGATCCCAGAAGGCGAATGATCTACAGGAAGCACAAAATACGGCAGGACAGCTTGGCTGTGAAAGTGGAGCTCTCCGGTGTCTACAGCTTCTGCTTTGGCAACCAGTTCTCCACCTTCAGCCACAAAAAGATTTACTTCCACCTTGAAGTCGGTGAGGAAATTCCCATTTTTGCCACTACTGAGGGCAAGGACAGTGCTCTCACACAG CTGGAAGCCTCCTGCCTTTCCATCCATACTACACTGCGGAGTGTGATGAGCATGCAGACACAACAGCGGGTGCAGGCATTGATTGATCACCTGCACGCagaagacataaacagtcacattaTCTACTGGGCATCTAGTGAGACCATCATCCTTTTCCTGGTTACTGTGGGCCAGGTGATTATCCTGAAGAGATTCTTCACTGATAAAAGGGCCAATGTAAGTGTGGCCACCACGTAA